A genome region from Brassica oleracea var. oleracea cultivar TO1000 chromosome C2, BOL, whole genome shotgun sequence includes the following:
- the LOC106319798 gene encoding basic leucine zipper 43 has protein sequence MIPAEITGYYQYLSPENLATLPAEFNIINMPSSPTSSYSLTYLNDLINNNYSSSFIRQDLMMSNNSTSDEDPQHHHHQSIIIVDERKQRRMLSNRESARRSRMRKQRHLDELWSQVIRLRNENNCLIDKLNRVSETQDSVLKENSKLKEEASELRQLVCELKSNKNSDDDNNFVRKLSE, from the coding sequence ATGATTCCGGCGGAAATCACCGGATATTATCAATATTTATCGCCGGAAAACTTAGCAACACTCCCGGCGGAATTCAACATAATAAATATGCCCTCATCTCCAACATCTTCCTATTCCTTAACATACTTAAATGATCTCATCAACAACAACTACTCATCATCATTCATCCGTCAAGATCTCATGATGAGCAACAACTCAACTTCCGATGAAGATCCTCAGCATCATCATCATCAGAGCATCATCATAGTCGACGAGAGGAAACAGAGGAGGATGCTTTCAAACAGAGAATCCGCTAGGAGGTCGAGGATGAGGAAACAGAGACATCTTGATGAACTCTGGTCTCAGGTGATAAGGCTTCGCAACGAGAACAACTGTCTTATTGATAAGCTGAACCGTGTATCGGAGACTCAAGATAGCGTATTGAAGGAGAATTCTAAACTCAAAGAAGAAGCTTCTGAACTCCGACAACTTGTATGTGAACTAAAATCTAACAAGAACAGCGACGATGACAACAACTTTGTAAGAAAGTTATCGGAATGA
- the LOC106319791 gene encoding LAG1 longevity assurance homolog 1-like, with the protein MGFFESVKSINWEHESFPTYQDFVCLPLFAVFFPSIRFLLDRFVFEKVGRFLIYGRQSPKKNDKKTKIRKFKESAWKCIYYLSAEVLALSVTYNEPWFTDTLYFWIGPGDQIWPNQQMKIKLKFLYMYTAGFYTYSIFALIFWETRRSDFGVSMGHHITTVILIVLSYICRFSRAGSVVLALHDASDVFLEVGKMSKYSGFEGIAAFSFVLFALSWVLLRLIYYPFWILWSTSYQIIMTVDKEKHPIEGPIYYYMFNTLLFCLLVLHIFWWVLIYRMLVKQVQDRGKLSEDVRSDSESDDEHED; encoded by the exons ATGGGTTTCTTCGAATCCGTGAAATCGATCAACTGGGAACACGAATCGTTCCCTACTTACCAGGATTTTGTCTGTTTGCCTCTCTTCGCAGTGTTCTTCCCTTCGATACGGTTCCTTCTCGACAGATTCGTCTTCGAG AAAGTGGGAAGGTTCTTGATTTATGGAAGGCAGAGTCCGAAAAAGAATGACAAGAAGACGAAAATCAGAAAATTCAAAGAATCGGCTTGGAAGTGTATCTACTACCTCTCAGCAGAGGTGCTTGCCTTGTCTGTGACATACAACGAGCCTTGGTTTACAGACACTCTCTACTTCTGGATTGGTCCTGGAGATCAGATTTGGCCTAATCAACAGATGAA GATAAAGTTGAAGTTTTTATATATGTATACAGCTGGGTTCTACACATACTCTATCTTCGCGTTGATCTTTTGGGAAACAAGACGTTCTGACTTTGGTGTTTCGATGGGTCATCATATCACTACTGTTATCCTCATCGTCCTCTCCTACATCTGCAG ATTCTCTCGTGCTGGTTCTGTTGTTCTTGCACTCCATGACGCGAGTGATGTGTTCCTTGAAGTTGGGAAGATGTCCAAGTACAGTGGATTTGAGGGTATAGCAGCCTTTTCGTTTGTTCTTTTTGCTTTGTCTTGGGTCCTTCTACGTCTCATTTACTATCCTTTCTGGATCCTTTGGAGCACGAG CTATCAGATTATTATGACTGTGGACAAGGAAAAGCATCCAATCGAAGGGCCGATCTACTACTACATGTTCAACACTCTCTTGTTTTGTCTGCTTGTGCTTCACATATTCTGGTGGGTTTTGATTTACCGGATGCTTGTGAAACAAGTACAGGATCGAGGCAAGCTTAGTGAAGATGTCAGATCCG ATTCTGAAAGTGATGATGAACATGAAGATTGA